TTCGTATTATCGTTTGGGGCTTTTGTTTTTAAAATACGGCAGTCTTGTTTCCAAACGGCTGGATATCCGGAAAATTGCGTATCCCATTATGGAGGAGCTTCACCAAGAATTGAAAGAAGCGATTAATCTGATTGTCCGGCAAGGTGATCAGGCGATTTATGTGGAGAAAATCGATACGTTTCAGAAAGTTCGGCTGTATACGGCCGTTGGCAGAAGCAGCCCGTTGTATGCAGGCGCTTGTTCGCGGATTATTTTGTCCCATTTATCCGACGCGTATATTGCGGATTATCTGGACTCTACAGCGCTGAAGCAGTTTGCGAATGGGACGTTTACGGATCGGGAGGCGCTGCTGGCTTCTATTCAGGAGACGCGCAGAAATGGCTATACGATTAGTAATTCGGAGCTCGAAAATTTTACGACATCTGTGGCGGCACCGATTTTTGATTTTAACGGCGAGGTAATTGCAGGGCTCAGTATTGCGGGAATTGAAGCGAATTATCAGGAAGAGAATCTGCAAACGTTTATTTCAAAAGTGAAAGAAGCCGCCTCGGAGATTTCCAGGCAGCTCGGGTATATAGGCTGAATAAATCCCTTGTGTTTCAGTAAGCAGCAGCTGACACTAAGGGATTTTTTGTTGTTCATTTGCTGAATTTATAGCGTATGCCGATTTTGATTTGATTGATCAGCTCTTCTTTTGCGATAAGTTCACGTTCTGCTTCCGCATGTGTAATGAGCTGGAAGTGCAGTTTTGAATTCGGTTTTACTTGCGACAGACTGCCTAAATCCGCGGTGATGACCTGCGCGATTTTCGGGTAGCCGCCAGCAGTTTGCCTGTCCGCCATCAGGATAATCGGTTTTCCATTGGGCGGTATTTGGACGGTGCCGAATGTGACGCCTTCTGACAGCAGCTCCAGCTTTTCTGTTAACGCAAGTTCAGATCCTTCGAGCCGCAGCCCCATTCTGTTCGATTGCGGGGTAACGACGTATGGCTGCGTTACAAGCCGTTTCTTGCTTGTGTCATTAAATCTTTCGTATTCAGTGCCTTTAATGATTCGGATCGTTTGCACCGATTCCAAGCTGATGAACGGGTGATAAGGTACCGCCCAGTCAGCTGTGCCGCTAAGTTTTTCGATGGATGTCCATACTCTTTCATTGGACTCCGTCAGGTCCCCGAATGAAAGTTTGTCGTTTTGCTGCAGTGCTCTTCCGTTGAATCCTCCGATTCCCGCGACTAAATACGTGCTTTTACTCCCCATCACAACCGGTATGTCAATCCCGCCGGCAATTGCCAAATAGGCCCGGCAGCCCTCAATCGCAAACCCAAACTTAAGAACAGAGCCTTTTTTGACTACAAGGGGTCTCCAATTCGGAACCGTTATGCCGTCAACAGTCGTTTGAAGGTCGCCGCCAGTAATTGCAATCAGTGTATCCTCTTCAAACTGCAAACTCGTTCCAAAGAGCGTAATTTCAAGAACACCTTCACGTTCATCATTTCCTACGAGCAGGTTGGCAATCCGCATAGAATAGCTGTCCATGGCACCGCTTACAAGAACGCCGAACTTTTGCGAGCCTGTCCGGCCGATATCTTGTACGGTAGTCAAGAGACCCGGATTCAGTACGTTTACTGACATGTCTTCACCTTCTTTTGCCCATCATACTCTTCCTCTGTCATCGGACAAAATTTAATTCTGTCACCTGACTGCAATAAGGAAGGAGGAGACATATCGGGGACGAACAGATCGGTTGGCGTGCGCCCGATGATTTGCCAGCCGCCCGGTGTTTCAAGCGGATAAACACCTGTTTGTTTTCCAGCGATACCGACGGAGCCGGGAGGAATCGATGTCCGCGGCGTCAGTTTTCTTGGCGTGGCGATTCGTTCGTCTAGTCCTCCTAAAAACGGGAATCCGGGTGCGAAACCGATCATATAGACGAGATATTCTGGTGTTGTATGAATTTCAATGACTTCTTCAATGGACAGATGATGGGTCTCCGCCACGAACTGCAGATCAGGGCCGAATTCCCCGCCATAGAGCACTGGAATCTCTACTAATCTGCCTTCTGTAACAGGAAGATCAGATATTTGGACCGCTAAAGCAGTAATATAATCGGTCACTTTTTCGATCGGTGAGCCGTCTGTCTGAAATCCTTTTTTTGATTGATGGACCAAGTAAGGGGAGTAGTAGACAGCCAAACTGTTATACGCAGGCACTGATTCAATAAATCCGTCAAATGGATATTCTTCCAAAAGGAACGACAGATTTTTTACTTGCTGATGGATGGAAGGATGAATGCCTTCCCC
The Sporosarcina sp. P33 genome window above contains:
- a CDS encoding biotin-dependent carboxyltransferase family protein, with amino-acid sequence MSVNVLNPGLLTTVQDIGRTGSQKFGVLVSGAMDSYSMRIANLLVGNDEREGVLEITLFGTSLQFEEDTLIAITGGDLQTTVDGITVPNWRPLVVKKGSVLKFGFAIEGCRAYLAIAGGIDIPVVMGSKSTYLVAGIGGFNGRALQQNDKLSFGDLTESNERVWTSIEKLSGTADWAVPYHPFISLESVQTIRIIKGTEYERFNDTSKKRLVTQPYVVTPQSNRMGLRLEGSELALTEKLELLSEGVTFGTVQIPPNGKPIILMADRQTAGGYPKIAQVITADLGSLSQVKPNSKLHFQLITHAEAERELIAKEELINQIKIGIRYKFSK
- a CDS encoding IclR family transcriptional regulator, encoding MSTKNKTVVRSLDILNLFVEHPALTFQEIIDLSGIPKSSVYRMLTSLEEMNFLEKGADSYYRLGLLFLKYGSLVSKRLDIRKIAYPIMEELHQELKEAINLIVRQGDQAIYVEKIDTFQKVRLYTAVGRSSPLYAGACSRIILSHLSDAYIADYLDSTALKQFANGTFTDREALLASIQETRRNGYTISNSELENFTTSVAAPIFDFNGEVIAGLSIAGIEANYQEENLQTFISKVKEAASEISRQLGYIG
- the pxpB gene encoding 5-oxoprolinase subunit PxpB — protein: MMNQQKSLDIKVLGDSAMIIKMGEGIHPSIHQQVKNLSFLLEEYPFDGFIESVPAYNSLAVYYSPYLVHQSKKGFQTDGSPIEKVTDYITALAVQISDLPVTEGRLVEIPVLYGGEFGPDLQFVAETHHLSIEEVIEIHTTPEYLVYMIGFAPGFPFLGGLDERIATPRKLTPRTSIPPGSVGIAGKQTGVYPLETPGGWQIIGRTPTDLFVPDMSPPSLLQSGDRIKFCPMTEEEYDGQKKVKTCQ